One region of Jonesiaceae bacterium BS-20 genomic DNA includes:
- a CDS encoding LPXTG cell wall anchor domain-containing protein, with protein MRFKIQNRLLTVFAAAAVTLALTLTGAAGAHAGPQDTASGGVWVANNSQAVATGPGKGPHYGGLYAKGFWSASGTVGYCAGDNRPGPNMARTGTNYPVPTPVTKPLVTPTLGTISGDLIGQYAYVLNRYGAPQERDAAKRAAQMEAVDHALALLKFGPDFRKLSTTRKQLSPASPQSSRTLAAGYAAEAQKFAGQLEPRTLTLKQTGQQMLDLGGLEVLSPSGAAVPGLQYTAKIAGPAVFERTQTSAHTGSTGGQGTERLRVTGAGQIMVTVTYHGVPRPELLHAKHSTYQNLFIAGYTTDRTVQVQLANRAQANVTTKVGATTSNFGDPVHDTVSITGAGGSDTLEVTAKLFYAGHQSPRTSSEVPTGLTPIATVTDHVTVNEQGSVNAHKMPAVQVLPSWAPGFYTWVVSYPQTALTAGAKSDYGEASETFLLQPHEVTAATQTSQEVSQIGAAIYDSVSLTSATGWTEPVLVTSKLWGPFATEPTATTEIPGNDLLVGEYTTEAIPDHPYNTEAVTVLQPGWYSWSTHIAGTQSVAGWDSTLAEPNEVTLVKWQPQVHTQTSTAVAKPGVQLVDHLSVTGLAPQQTVTVHSTLWGPLETKPTEQEAPPEGTPRAGTVSTTVTADGSGSVEATTEPILLMESGWYVWTEEIPSDDLHEAWRSAWGQESETTFVTPPVLEEPPSEQTPPEQPRPVTPEVKEPEIEIPAQHVPVETPKEELAQTGTSNSLLAILGSATAGIGLLALASFHQRRKQDFDAAGAQRRVMG; from the coding sequence GTGCGTTTCAAGATTCAAAACCGTTTACTTACTGTATTTGCCGCGGCCGCGGTCACCCTTGCCCTAACTCTGACCGGGGCTGCGGGTGCGCATGCCGGACCCCAAGATACCGCTTCCGGGGGAGTGTGGGTGGCAAACAATTCCCAAGCAGTCGCCACCGGACCTGGAAAAGGACCGCATTATGGCGGACTTTATGCAAAAGGATTTTGGTCAGCATCCGGCACAGTAGGGTACTGTGCCGGTGACAATCGTCCGGGGCCAAACATGGCCCGCACTGGAACCAACTACCCGGTACCAACCCCGGTTACCAAGCCGCTTGTGACCCCCACACTGGGAACGATTAGCGGCGACCTCATTGGACAATATGCGTATGTCTTGAATCGCTACGGAGCTCCCCAGGAACGCGATGCTGCTAAGCGCGCAGCCCAAATGGAAGCGGTTGACCACGCGCTCGCACTTTTGAAGTTTGGGCCTGACTTTAGAAAGTTATCAACCACGCGTAAACAGTTGAGCCCTGCCTCGCCGCAGTCCAGCCGAACACTAGCCGCTGGTTATGCTGCGGAAGCTCAAAAGTTCGCGGGCCAACTCGAACCACGCACCCTCACGCTCAAACAAACGGGACAACAGATGCTCGACCTAGGTGGACTCGAGGTGCTGAGTCCCTCTGGGGCCGCGGTACCGGGACTGCAATACACGGCCAAAATAGCCGGGCCTGCAGTCTTTGAACGGACCCAAACCTCCGCGCACACGGGAAGTACCGGCGGTCAAGGCACCGAGCGTCTGCGAGTCACCGGTGCTGGACAAATCATGGTGACCGTCACCTACCACGGCGTGCCACGCCCAGAGCTCTTGCACGCCAAACACTCCACCTATCAAAACCTCTTCATAGCCGGGTACACCACGGATCGGACCGTGCAAGTGCAACTGGCAAACCGAGCCCAGGCGAATGTAACAACCAAAGTAGGGGCCACTACCTCAAACTTTGGCGATCCAGTCCATGACACGGTTTCAATTACTGGCGCTGGTGGTTCCGACACACTCGAAGTTACCGCCAAGTTGTTTTACGCAGGCCATCAATCACCAAGAACTAGCTCGGAGGTCCCTACCGGTCTCACCCCGATCGCCACGGTAACCGACCACGTAACGGTCAACGAACAGGGCTCGGTAAATGCGCACAAGATGCCGGCGGTACAAGTGCTTCCTAGCTGGGCACCGGGCTTCTATACCTGGGTGGTTAGCTATCCGCAGACCGCGTTAACGGCAGGTGCCAAGTCGGACTATGGTGAAGCGTCAGAGACGTTTTTGCTGCAACCGCATGAGGTCACCGCCGCAACGCAGACCTCACAGGAAGTGTCCCAAATCGGTGCGGCCATTTACGATTCGGTTTCGCTAACCTCAGCTACCGGTTGGACCGAGCCGGTCTTGGTAACCTCAAAACTTTGGGGCCCATTCGCCACCGAGCCAACCGCGACTACCGAGATACCGGGCAACGACCTACTCGTTGGGGAATATACCACCGAGGCCATACCGGACCATCCGTATAACACCGAGGCCGTCACGGTTCTGCAACCCGGTTGGTACAGCTGGAGTACCCACATTGCAGGAACGCAAAGCGTAGCCGGTTGGGACTCCACACTCGCCGAGCCCAATGAAGTGACCCTCGTCAAATGGCAACCGCAGGTGCACACCCAAACCTCAACAGCCGTTGCCAAGCCAGGAGTGCAACTCGTTGATCATCTCAGCGTTACTGGCCTAGCACCGCAACAAACCGTCACCGTGCACTCAACGCTATGGGGCCCGCTTGAAACAAAGCCCACCGAACAAGAGGCACCACCCGAGGGCACCCCACGAGCCGGAACCGTCAGCACTACGGTGACCGCGGATGGATCGGGAAGCGTCGAGGCCACCACCGAACCAATACTCCTAATGGAGTCCGGCTGGTATGTCTGGACCGAGGAAATTCCGAGCGATGACCTACATGAAGCCTGGCGCAGCGCGTGGGGACAGGAATCGGAAACCACGTTTGTAACCCCTCCCGTATTGGAAGAGCCTCCGTCGGAACAAACCCCACCAGAGCAACCTCGACCGGTCACCCCGGAAGTGAAAGAGCCTGAGATAGAGATCCCGGCGCAACACGTACCGGTTGAGACACCAAAAGAGGAGCTGGCCCAAACCGGAACGAGCAATAGTCTTTTGGCGATCCTTGGCAGTGCAACCGCGGGGATTGGCTTGCTCGCCCTCGCTTCCTTCCACCAACGTCGGAAACAAGATTTCGATGCGGCTGGTGCACAACGTAGAGTGATGGGGTGA
- a CDS encoding GntR family transcriptional regulator: protein MKITIDANSVTPPFEQLKEQIIAKIERGDLAVDTKLPAIRALATELNLAANTVARSYKELEAQGYVITQGRFGTRVNTRAVSVERALAQEARAFVLQAKELGVGAQEIQTALEVALADAGLS from the coding sequence ATGAAGATAACTATTGATGCGAACTCAGTAACACCCCCGTTTGAACAACTCAAAGAGCAAATTATTGCCAAGATTGAGCGGGGCGACTTAGCCGTTGACACAAAGCTGCCGGCAATTCGAGCCCTAGCAACGGAACTGAACCTCGCCGCTAATACGGTTGCGCGTAGTTATAAGGAACTTGAGGCCCAAGGGTACGTGATCACCCAGGGTCGCTTTGGCACCCGGGTTAACACGCGGGCAGTCTCCGTTGAGCGAGCGCTTGCCCAAGAAGCACGGGCATTTGTGCTTCAAGCCAAAGAGCTTGGCGTCGGTGCGCAAGAGATCCAAACGGCGCTTGAAGTTGCCCTGGCGGACGCAGGCCTGAGCTGA
- a CDS encoding alpha/beta hydrolase — MKTNLTGGGIPPTPQAGPWRPDLLGEPWVAQTIDLPMIRGRKTVATLVTTRAELAHTAKIALLYLHGYNDYFFQTHVAQTITDLGIAFYALDLHGYGRSTLDEESRNDCWSLREYGPELSAATRYLIEERGYEHLVILGHSTGGLIASLWARSPLGAATVSALLLNSPWLDLNRPWFDRVIGTAAIDAVGNYLPNYAIVAGGSWYAHRLHVSNGGDWDFDLDMKRSRPAPVRMGWLRAIREGQLRVHRGLELEIPILVMASDRSSPPLLTEQNLTSDQAGADLAGETDTVLDVQQIVDRAPNLGTNGTVTQIRGGNHDLALGNPASRAAYLATIEQWLTEHGFATPKHTEAADKALVPGPNVSDDRASEVPLDGSQP; from the coding sequence GTGAAGACAAACCTAACCGGTGGTGGCATCCCGCCAACCCCGCAAGCAGGACCTTGGCGGCCCGATCTCCTGGGTGAACCTTGGGTGGCTCAAACAATTGATCTGCCAATGATTCGTGGTCGCAAAACCGTTGCGACACTCGTTACTACCCGTGCAGAGCTTGCCCACACAGCCAAGATTGCCCTGCTGTACTTACACGGCTACAACGACTATTTCTTTCAAACCCATGTGGCGCAGACAATCACTGACTTGGGTATTGCCTTCTATGCCTTGGACCTACACGGGTATGGCCGGTCCACGCTTGATGAGGAAAGTCGTAATGACTGCTGGTCACTGCGAGAGTACGGCCCGGAACTATCCGCAGCCACCAGGTATCTGATAGAGGAACGCGGGTATGAGCACCTAGTAATCCTGGGCCATTCCACCGGGGGCCTCATTGCGAGCCTGTGGGCTCGTAGCCCACTGGGGGCCGCAACCGTTAGCGCCTTGCTCCTCAATAGTCCGTGGCTGGATCTGAACAGGCCCTGGTTTGACCGGGTAATCGGTACCGCGGCGATCGATGCCGTAGGCAACTACCTGCCCAATTACGCGATTGTTGCGGGTGGGTCTTGGTATGCTCACCGGTTGCATGTCAGTAACGGTGGTGACTGGGACTTTGACCTAGACATGAAGAGGTCCCGGCCGGCTCCGGTGCGCATGGGGTGGTTGCGGGCTATCAGGGAGGGACAACTTCGAGTTCACCGCGGACTCGAACTTGAGATCCCTATCCTAGTGATGGCCTCCGATCGCAGTAGTCCGCCCTTACTGACCGAGCAGAATCTGACCTCCGATCAAGCGGGTGCGGACTTAGCTGGTGAGACGGATACGGTCTTGGATGTTCAACAGATAGTCGACAGAGCGCCAAACCTGGGAACGAACGGCACCGTCACCCAAATTCGAGGGGGTAACCACGATCTTGCGTTGGGGAACCCCGCGAGCAGGGCCGCATATCTAGCCACGATTGAACAGTGGTTAACTGAACATGGCTTCGCTACCCCAAAACATACGGAAGCAGCGGACAAGGCACTGGTGCCTGGCCCGAATGTGTCTGATGATAGGGCCTCAGAAGTTCCTTTAGATGGGAGTCAACCATGA